Proteins encoded within one genomic window of Desulfuromonadaceae bacterium:
- a CDS encoding nitrite/sulfite reductase has translation MDIDYQQLRLDGIYRQDQAGRLMLRIKAPAGVLSSIQVEQLCTLAEDFAQGSLHLTSRCSIELHGLARTDLKPIFPRLDAVGLTSRGACGGAVRGISCSTTLGAHFDVAQLLARRLQQHFAGNPYFEGLPKKFKISVDGDYSRSRHLIQDVGLVYVGDDDGVECFDLWCAGGLGRAPQAGFLFEKAVASNRVIPLTESIVRVYAAHTPAGKRLKSLLNDIGEERFRTLVDTDGAAHSVPSLRPTVVGAALPSKHAIIEVGIFAGEINAARFSALAQLANSYCDGFLALTADQNIALPLVQADQRDAAQQALAAAGFSGETPAEQVTFRVCPGNHQCRMGLSATRDVAAHVIHALDAAGRQHSWAISGCANSCSQPQLADFGIITSNREKNDAGTRTPRFDLYRRSSAGLGRVVAENLDLDELLRLVNTLPAVKL, from the coding sequence ATGGACATCGATTATCAACAATTGCGACTCGACGGGATTTACAGACAGGACCAGGCCGGGCGGTTGATGTTACGGATCAAAGCTCCGGCGGGGGTTTTGTCAAGCATCCAGGTTGAGCAGCTTTGTACCCTTGCCGAGGACTTTGCGCAGGGTTCGTTACACCTGACGAGCCGTTGCAGCATTGAATTGCACGGATTAGCCCGCACCGACCTGAAGCCGATTTTTCCGCGCCTGGACGCGGTTGGTCTGACCTCACGCGGTGCCTGTGGTGGCGCGGTACGCGGCATCTCGTGCAGTACTACCCTGGGTGCACACTTTGATGTTGCCCAGCTCCTTGCCCGGCGTTTGCAACAACACTTTGCTGGTAATCCTTACTTTGAAGGGCTGCCGAAAAAATTCAAGATCAGTGTTGACGGCGATTATTCCCGCTCCCGTCATCTGATTCAGGATGTTGGCCTGGTTTACGTCGGTGACGATGATGGTGTGGAGTGTTTCGATCTCTGGTGTGCCGGAGGCCTGGGGCGTGCACCGCAAGCCGGGTTCCTGTTCGAAAAGGCGGTGGCGAGCAACCGGGTGATCCCGTTGACAGAGAGTATCGTGCGCGTCTATGCCGCTCACACGCCAGCAGGTAAGCGCTTGAAAAGCTTGCTTAATGATATCGGTGAAGAGCGGTTTCGGACGTTGGTGGACACCGACGGCGCCGCGCACAGTGTCCCGTCGTTACGGCCAACAGTCGTTGGCGCAGCGCTGCCGAGCAAGCACGCCATTATTGAAGTGGGGATCTTTGCCGGCGAGATCAACGCCGCACGCTTTAGCGCTCTGGCGCAATTGGCCAACAGCTATTGCGACGGTTTTCTGGCGCTTACTGCGGATCAGAATATTGCCCTGCCCCTTGTTCAGGCGGATCAGCGGGACGCGGCGCAGCAGGCGCTCGCCGCCGCAGGGTTCAGCGGTGAGACGCCCGCCGAACAGGTGACCTTTCGCGTCTGTCCGGGGAATCATCAATGCCGCATGGGCTTGTCGGCGACCCGCGACGTTGCCGCACACGTTATCCACGCACTCGATGCAGCGGGGCGTCAGCACTCCTGGGCAATCTCCGGATGTGCCAACTCCTGTTCACAGCCACAGTTGGCTGATTTCGGTATCATCACCAGTAATAGGGAAAAAAACGATGCTGGAACGCGTACCCCGCGTTTCGATCTTTACCGCCGCAGCAGCGCTGGTTTAGGGCGCGTGGTGGCAGAAAATCTTGATCTTGATGAGCTCTTGCGGCTGGTAAATACCTTGCCAGCAGTTAAACTGTAA
- a CDS encoding phosphate ABC transporter substrate-binding protein has protein sequence MLLVFLLTLPVPNTLALIQQLNYAGATTLQLHFMPQAAKLFKNRNGIEFTINGGNTGPGIQALIEGTIDISGAGRFLTAKEKSAGLVEYLIGWDALYVIVHRDNPIETLSRQQLQGIFSGQIQNWQDVGGAERPIMVISSPRGSGMRANVREKVLLSAAITEQEVISPIVHDADWLVAQFPTAISILSASMVDLSTVKVVRVDNVIPSAQSIATGKYTLVKPLLLVTKTSPGEAIKEFIDLAASHEGQQIIAEKFFPVEAGAAPMPGSRNLRH, from the coding sequence ATGCTGCTCGTTTTCTTGTTGACACTACCGGTTCCGAACACCCTTGCACTCATCCAGCAGCTAAACTATGCCGGAGCAACAACCCTTCAGCTGCATTTCATGCCCCAAGCTGCCAAGCTCTTCAAAAATCGTAACGGGATCGAATTCACCATCAACGGTGGAAACACCGGGCCGGGGATCCAGGCATTAATCGAGGGAACAATTGACATTTCCGGCGCCGGGCGCTTTCTCACTGCAAAAGAAAAATCGGCCGGACTGGTTGAGTACCTGATCGGCTGGGATGCGCTGTACGTCATTGTTCATCGGGACAACCCGATTGAAACTTTGTCACGACAACAATTACAGGGTATATTCTCTGGACAAATTCAAAACTGGCAGGATGTGGGTGGCGCAGAGCGACCGATCATGGTGATCTCCAGCCCGCGCGGATCGGGAATGCGTGCCAATGTCCGTGAAAAGGTTTTGCTGTCGGCAGCGATTACCGAACAAGAGGTCATCTCTCCGATCGTGCATGACGCCGACTGGCTGGTTGCTCAATTTCCGACCGCCATCAGCATTCTCAGCGCCAGCATGGTCGATCTTTCAACGGTCAAGGTCGTGCGTGTCGACAACGTCATACCCTCGGCGCAGAGCATTGCTACAGGAAAATACACGTTGGTCAAACCGCTTTTGCTGGTCACAAAAACGTCACCGGGAGAGGCGATTAAAGAATTCATTGATCTGGCTGCAAGCCATGAAGGACAACAGATTATTGCTGAAAAATTTTTCCCCGTGGAAGCCGGTGCGGCGCCAATGCCTGGCAGCCGAAACTTGCGACACTAG
- a CDS encoding TIGR04442 family protein, which produces MRQEIRLHGQINDTIEYFATASAWDAFRGYFYEATGDSLRLFSPGNELVLDENEISHYGNGGTFCEYMFGVDQPLSDLAKSDVRNRLVLYGGTYQTGGQLIFSDQTDGTLSYERIFLEGNAVYNHFFFLTGSVSGSTREQQEDILRLLGKLLKRSTYVGVDDDYPLIEEISSLLGHKSSLYVVKLLHRRHRLYHDHFRELYFEYKTIPDEKMTELQQLADRLGIDKYQQERIRIDVMYKHEENRRIVDEYKNILIECGRKERISKLENARLTRLKTLAVRHKIPTPLFYTLDSMLKHDKMVEVEEQGYISETREILAGIFFTEHQLGPGIVHEDMLRLLEAKRQASENRDHTFEQILLETGKACDEMIRDGADISLLENFSYVITYFDRYDNTSAHINKLAFMENSRFSEEIIRSLLGNRTAFNELDDTLFGRLFFDSIFDNKYIGKYGKKKLKTLLKGLDEIADSRNTVQGLITHLQSIESEENLYELLLTHVKERIRNFYSRYTTRKEQEDLLAEITEELRNKNLINEDIPYSLFNDVVVNIKKEAIYLHNLLPRIVAERDIALREDFLENSGLDRFYVEELEREYFELNNLDLNELYQIRKGLNTDQG; this is translated from the coding sequence ATGCGCCAGGAAATCAGACTGCACGGCCAGATTAACGACACGATTGAGTATTTTGCCACGGCGTCGGCATGGGATGCCTTCCGTGGTTATTTTTACGAAGCAACGGGCGATTCGTTGCGTCTTTTTTCTCCCGGCAACGAACTGGTCCTCGACGAGAACGAGATTTCGCACTACGGCAACGGCGGCACCTTTTGCGAATATATGTTCGGTGTCGATCAACCCCTCTCCGATCTGGCTAAAAGTGATGTTCGTAACCGCCTGGTGCTCTATGGCGGTACCTACCAGACGGGCGGCCAACTCATTTTCAGCGATCAAACCGACGGCACCCTCAGCTACGAGCGCATCTTCCTTGAAGGAAATGCCGTTTATAACCATTTTTTCTTTCTTACCGGCTCGGTCTCCGGTTCTACCCGCGAGCAACAGGAAGATATTTTGCGCCTGCTCGGCAAGCTGCTCAAGCGCAGTACCTATGTCGGCGTCGATGACGACTACCCTCTCATCGAGGAAATCTCCAGTCTGCTCGGCCACAAAAGTTCACTCTATGTGGTTAAGTTGCTGCACCGCCGCCACCGGCTTTATCACGATCATTTCCGTGAGCTTTACTTTGAGTACAAAACCATCCCCGACGAGAAAATGACGGAGTTGCAGCAACTTGCCGACCGTCTTGGCATCGACAAGTATCAGCAGGAGCGAATTCGCATCGACGTCATGTACAAGCATGAGGAAAATCGGCGGATCGTTGATGAATACAAAAACATCCTGATTGAGTGTGGCCGTAAGGAGCGGATCAGCAAACTTGAAAACGCCCGGCTGACGCGTCTGAAAACCCTCGCAGTCCGGCACAAAATTCCAACGCCGCTTTTCTATACGCTCGACTCAATGCTCAAGCATGACAAAATGGTTGAGGTTGAGGAACAGGGTTATATCTCCGAGACTCGCGAGATTTTGGCCGGCATTTTCTTCACCGAACACCAGCTCGGCCCCGGCATTGTCCACGAAGACATGCTCCGCCTGCTCGAAGCCAAGCGCCAGGCGAGTGAAAATCGCGATCACACCTTTGAGCAGATCCTGCTCGAAACCGGCAAGGCGTGTGACGAGATGATCCGCGACGGGGCCGATATTTCGCTGCTTGAAAATTTTTCCTACGTCATCACCTATTTCGACCGCTACGACAACACCTCGGCGCATATCAACAAACTGGCGTTCATGGAGAACAGCCGCTTCAGCGAGGAGATCATTCGCAGCCTGCTCGGCAACCGCACCGCCTTCAACGAACTGGATGACACCTTGTTCGGCAGACTTTTTTTCGACAGCATTTTTGACAATAAATATATCGGTAAATACGGTAAAAAGAAGCTCAAGACGCTGCTCAAGGGCCTTGATGAAATAGCCGACAGCCGCAACACCGTGCAGGGGCTGATCACCCACCTGCAATCGATCGAGTCGGAAGAAAATCTCTACGAACTGTTGCTCACTCATGTCAAGGAACGCATTCGTAACTTCTATTCCCGCTACACGACCCGCAAGGAGCAGGAAGACCTCCTTGCCGAGATCACCGAGGAATTGCGCAACAAGAACCTGATCAACGAGGACATTCCCTACTCTCTTTTCAACGATGTTGTTGTCAACATCAAGAAGGAAGCGATCTACCTGCACAATTTACTCCCCCGCATCGTTGCCGAGCGAGACATCGCCCTGCGCGAGGATTTTCTCGAAAACAGCGGCCTCGATCGCTTCTATGTTGAGGAACTTGAACGTGAGTATTTCGAGCTTAACAATCTTGACCTCAACGAGCTTTATCAAATCCGCAAAGGGCTGAACACCGATCAGGGCTGA
- a CDS encoding HAMP domain-containing protein: MFTLIKLRTKILLALIGLSVVPLVVALFILFQMTGKQIEEGMTQRTAQTEDFIRSNTGYLQTVRLNYVQLLARDSGLVNAVYYAVLSGDTLQLADAIKDSQKTFNFDHMEVVDQNGALLLESTTEGEQPLDANTASSTSQRQVETKDRVDIKIFDGHLAIVAVAPIKLQDQIIGHLAGVNYLNGKFAASIKDFSGAEVGIFDEKGVFAATLDGLKSLGAEDIRDAKGTNVTLNNNTYTLTANALGGAHSGVLLAIDRTEVEKANSRLATTVVAILLIATIVATLVGFAISRNIVTPLRRVVDNLKEIAEGEGDLTRTLKIISHDEIGELAESFNLFLTRLRDMVERTRNVSIGLIDATEQIRVSSRGVTEGAIQQSTALDESARATQGIDASTSGIAESTGSLVIAVEESSSATLELGATIEEIASQMERLFITVDQVSSSINEMSVASQEVSENVEILSSSTEVTASSVTQMDASIKEIEESAENTNKLSEEAAEDALKGKIAVDETISGINAIRETVDHASNAIQELGNQSSAIGKILTVIDDVADQTSLLALNAAIIAAQAGEHGRGFAVVAVEIRELAERTAVSTREIGAIIGNLQSGTKEAVSAMNTGSARVHEEVKRSHAAGEALEKIYTSTLKAAEQTRGIVRATQEQSRGSRQITGSINQVASMLGQIATAIRQQNEGARQLAQAAEAMKEIASQVKLSTGEQAKGSRQINNNMERVRSMIERIDEATREQTKRSREMVEAIAKVSGIAEKNATRTEDLDRVVEILLNQTATLEDEVGAFKT; the protein is encoded by the coding sequence ATGTTTACATTAATAAAGTTAAGAACCAAAATCCTCCTTGCCCTCATCGGACTTTCAGTGGTTCCGCTGGTGGTTGCACTCTTCATTCTTTTTCAGATGACTGGCAAGCAAATTGAAGAGGGGATGACTCAGCGCACCGCCCAGACTGAAGATTTTATTCGCAGCAACACGGGCTACCTGCAAACCGTACGATTGAACTATGTACAACTGCTGGCACGTGATTCGGGGCTGGTCAATGCAGTCTATTACGCCGTGCTCAGCGGCGACACCCTCCAGCTTGCTGACGCGATCAAGGATTCCCAAAAAACTTTCAATTTTGATCACATGGAGGTTGTCGACCAAAACGGAGCGCTATTATTGGAATCAACGACTGAAGGCGAACAACCTCTCGACGCCAACACTGCCAGCAGCACGTCGCAGCGGCAGGTCGAAACCAAGGATCGGGTCGATATCAAAATCTTTGATGGACATCTGGCCATCGTTGCCGTCGCCCCGATCAAACTGCAGGACCAGATCATCGGCCATCTTGCCGGAGTCAACTACCTTAACGGCAAATTCGCTGCATCGATCAAGGATTTCAGTGGAGCGGAAGTCGGGATTTTTGACGAAAAAGGCGTTTTTGCGGCGACCCTGGACGGTCTCAAATCGCTCGGTGCTGAAGATATCCGCGACGCCAAAGGAACAAACGTTACCCTGAACAACAATACCTATACCCTGACCGCCAATGCGCTTGGCGGAGCACATAGCGGTGTGCTGCTGGCAATTGACCGCACCGAAGTGGAAAAGGCGAACAGCCGCCTGGCGACAACAGTCGTTGCAATTCTGCTGATCGCCACAATCGTCGCCACGTTGGTTGGTTTTGCCATCAGTCGCAATATCGTCACCCCGCTGCGACGGGTCGTTGACAATCTCAAGGAGATTGCCGAAGGAGAAGGGGATCTGACCCGAACCCTGAAAATCATCTCCCATGACGAAATCGGCGAGCTGGCAGAAAGTTTCAACCTGTTCCTTACCCGTTTACGCGACATGGTCGAACGTACCCGCAATGTGTCCATCGGTTTGATCGACGCAACCGAACAAATTCGTGTTTCGTCACGTGGTGTCACCGAAGGGGCCATTCAGCAATCGACCGCGCTTGATGAGTCGGCACGGGCAACGCAGGGGATCGACGCCTCGACTTCAGGGATCGCCGAAAGTACCGGCTCACTGGTCATCGCCGTCGAGGAAAGCTCGTCGGCGACGCTTGAACTCGGGGCCACGATTGAAGAGATCGCGTCACAGATGGAACGACTCTTTATCACCGTTGATCAGGTCTCAAGCTCAATCAACGAGATGTCCGTCGCCAGTCAGGAAGTTTCTGAAAATGTTGAAATTCTTTCATCCTCGACCGAAGTAACCGCTTCGTCAGTGACGCAGATGGACGCCTCAATTAAAGAGATTGAGGAGAGCGCCGAAAACACCAACAAACTCTCTGAAGAAGCCGCAGAGGATGCCCTGAAGGGTAAAATCGCCGTCGATGAAACGATCAGCGGGATCAATGCCATTCGTGAAACCGTGGATCATGCCAGCAATGCAATCCAGGAACTGGGGAATCAGTCTTCAGCCATCGGCAAGATCCTGACAGTTATCGATGATGTTGCTGACCAGACCAGCCTGCTGGCCCTGAATGCCGCAATCATCGCTGCCCAGGCGGGTGAACATGGGCGCGGTTTCGCCGTTGTGGCTGTTGAAATTCGCGAGTTGGCGGAACGCACTGCGGTTTCGACGCGAGAAATCGGAGCAATCATCGGCAACCTCCAGAGCGGTACCAAGGAAGCAGTCAGTGCCATGAATACCGGCAGCGCAAGGGTTCACGAAGAAGTCAAGCGCTCCCACGCAGCTGGCGAGGCATTGGAAAAAATCTATACCAGTACACTGAAAGCCGCCGAGCAGACACGCGGCATTGTCCGTGCCACCCAGGAACAGTCGCGCGGCAGTCGGCAGATTACCGGCTCGATCAATCAGGTGGCGTCGATGCTCGGCCAGATCGCCACCGCCATTCGCCAGCAAAACGAAGGAGCTCGCCAACTGGCACAAGCTGCTGAGGCGATGAAGGAAATTGCTTCGCAGGTCAAACTCAGTACCGGTGAGCAGGCCAAGGGGAGTCGGCAGATCAACAACAATATGGAACGCGTTCGCTCGATGATTGAGCGTATCGACGAAGCAACTCGCGAGCAAACCAAACGCAGCCGGGAAATGGTCGAAGCAATTGCCAAGGTCAGTGGCATCGCCGAAAAGAATGCGACACGGACTGAGGATCTGGACCGCGTGGTGGAAATCTTGCTCAATCAGACAGCGACGCTGGAAGACGAGGTCGGCGCCTTCAAGACATGA
- the cysK gene encoding cysteine synthase A has product MSQIFSDNSLSIGRTPLIKLNRITPGGAVVLGKVEGRNPAYSVKCRIGAAMIRDAEEKGLLGSGREIVEPTSGNTGIALAFVAAARGIPITLTMPETMSLERRKVLQAFGAKLILTPGAKGMGGAIAAAEELAQSEPERYLLLHQFKNPANPLIHEQTTGPEIWTDTEGNIDVLISGVGTGGTITGISRYIKHTRGKSILSVAVEPSESPVITQHLAGDPLTPGPHKIQGIGAGFIPETLDLSVVDRVEQVSSEESLTFARRLAKEEGLLSGISCGAATAVAARLAKQPEFSGKTIVVILPDSGERYLSSVLFEDLA; this is encoded by the coding sequence ATGAGTCAGATATTCAGTGATAATTCACTCTCGATTGGCCGCACCCCGCTGATCAAACTGAACCGCATTACCCCCGGCGGAGCGGTGGTCCTCGGTAAAGTTGAAGGGCGTAACCCCGCTTATTCCGTCAAGTGCCGGATAGGTGCCGCGATGATCAGGGATGCCGAGGAAAAAGGGCTGCTCGGTTCTGGCCGGGAGATTGTTGAGCCGACCAGCGGCAACACCGGGATCGCGCTGGCATTCGTCGCCGCCGCCCGCGGTATCCCGATCACTCTGACGATGCCCGAAACGATGAGTCTTGAACGGCGCAAGGTTCTTCAGGCCTTCGGGGCCAAGCTGATTTTGACCCCCGGAGCCAAGGGGATGGGGGGGGCGATAGCCGCCGCTGAGGAACTTGCGCAGAGCGAACCCGAACGTTACCTGCTGTTGCATCAATTTAAAAATCCGGCGAATCCGTTGATTCACGAGCAGACCACGGGGCCGGAAATCTGGACCGATACGGAGGGTAACATTGACGTGCTGATTTCCGGTGTCGGTACCGGCGGTACCATCACCGGTATCTCGCGTTACATCAAGCACACGCGGGGGAAATCAATTTTGTCGGTTGCGGTTGAGCCGAGCGAAAGCCCGGTGATCACCCAGCATCTGGCCGGGGATCCGCTTACGCCGGGACCGCACAAGATTCAGGGGATTGGTGCCGGATTTATTCCCGAGACCCTTGATCTGTCGGTCGTTGATCGTGTCGAGCAGGTCAGCAGTGAGGAATCCCTCACTTTTGCCCGCAGACTGGCGAAAGAAGAAGGGCTGCTTTCCGGAATTTCCTGTGGAGCGGCAACCGCAGTGGCGGCCCGCCTCGCAAAACAACCGGAATTTTCCGGCAAAACGATCGTCGTGATCCTCCCCGATTCTGGCGAGCGGTACCTGTCGAGCGTGCTGTTTGAGGATCTTGCCTGA
- a CDS encoding phosphoadenylyl-sulfate reductase — MEHFIDNDDSSLSLESMAVKIITEGLSRAQGNVQLACSFGVEDLVLIDLISRFALEIGVFAIDTGRLPEETYTVAEAVRERYALAIHWFFPDRGAVESLLSEKGSFSFQQSLEKRQECCFIRKVEPLHRALAPLAGWVTGMRREQSVTRATLAAIEIDQAHDDRLKINPLIDWTEKQIWVYADQRRLPVNRLHRQGYPSIGCAPCTRAILPGEDPRAGRWWWENPEHKECGLHRRPVDDATP, encoded by the coding sequence ATGGAACATTTTATTGACAATGATGATTCTTCACTGTCACTCGAAAGTATGGCAGTCAAAATAATCACAGAGGGGTTGTCCCGTGCGCAAGGAAACGTCCAGTTGGCCTGTTCATTCGGGGTTGAGGATCTTGTGCTGATCGATCTGATCTCACGTTTTGCCCTTGAAATTGGCGTTTTTGCTATTGATACCGGGCGCTTGCCGGAAGAGACCTATACCGTTGCCGAGGCAGTCAGGGAGCGCTATGCGCTCGCAATTCACTGGTTTTTCCCTGATCGCGGCGCCGTGGAGTCGCTGCTCAGCGAAAAAGGTTCTTTTTCCTTTCAACAAAGTCTTGAAAAGCGTCAGGAGTGCTGTTTTATCCGCAAAGTTGAGCCGTTGCACCGGGCGCTGGCACCGCTGGCCGGATGGGTTACCGGTATGCGGCGTGAACAGAGTGTGACGCGCGCTACCCTGGCCGCGATTGAAATTGATCAGGCGCATGATGATCGGTTGAAGATCAATCCGCTGATCGACTGGACCGAAAAGCAGATCTGGGTGTATGCTGATCAGCGGCGATTGCCCGTGAATCGCCTGCACCGTCAAGGGTATCCGTCGATCGGTTGCGCACCCTGCACACGGGCGATTCTGCCGGGGGAGGATCCGCGCGCCGGTCGCTGGTGGTGGGAAAATCCCGAACACAAGGAATGCGGTTTGCATCGGCGCCCCGTTGATGATGCCACCCCCTGA
- a CDS encoding GPMC system MBL fold metallohydrolase, giving the protein MIADLLHVTILGSGTSSGVPMIGCSCPVCTSTDQRNRRTRCSVLVGLRERNILIDTATDLRQQALREQITQIDAVLYTHAHADHTHGIDDLRAFNPAGGGTLPIYAAASTLAVIRRTFAYIFSDDAAMGYRPRLAPRLIDAPVTICGFPVEPLPLRHGHESSLGYRIGNFAYLADCSAIPAETLTRLANLDVLILDGLRFRPHASHFNITQAIDMAQIIGARRTLLTHLTHDIDHAKHTAELPAGIEFAYDGLRLELPLTAAI; this is encoded by the coding sequence ATGATAGCTGATCTTCTCCACGTGACCATCCTCGGTTCGGGAACCAGCAGTGGCGTTCCGATGATCGGCTGTTCCTGCCCGGTATGCACCTCGACTGACCAGCGCAACCGGCGTACGCGTTGCAGCGTCCTTGTTGGACTGCGCGAGCGTAATATTTTGATCGACACTGCAACAGATTTGCGCCAGCAAGCCTTGCGCGAACAGATAACACAAATTGATGCCGTTCTTTATACCCACGCCCACGCTGACCATACGCACGGAATTGATGATTTGCGCGCTTTCAATCCTGCCGGTGGGGGGACGTTGCCCATTTATGCCGCCGCGTCAACCCTCGCGGTGATTCGACGCACGTTTGCCTATATCTTCAGCGATGATGCAGCGATGGGCTATCGCCCCCGACTAGCGCCCCGGCTGATCGATGCACCGGTAACGATCTGCGGTTTTCCGGTTGAGCCATTGCCGTTGCGTCACGGGCACGAATCCTCACTGGGTTACCGCATCGGAAACTTTGCTTATTTAGCTGATTGTAGCGCAATCCCCGCGGAAACGCTGACACGACTTGCAAACCTGGATGTTTTGATTCTCGACGGGCTGCGTTTTCGTCCCCATGCCAGCCACTTCAACATCACCCAGGCAATTGACATGGCACAAATAATTGGCGCCCGACGAACCTTGTTGACTCACTTGACCCACGACATTGATCACGCAAAACACACGGCAGAATTACCGGCCGGAATTGAGTTTGCCTATGACGGGTTACGTCTGGAATTACCCCTGACAGCGGCTATTTGA
- a CDS encoding Rrf2 family transcriptional regulator produces MVITRATEYAIRAVLHLAKQPKGEIVYKRDICEEQGITPAFLTKILQPLIRAGIVGSQRGVGGGFLLLKDPAEVTMFDIVKAEEGPLYLNHCLVAPQTCTRDLFCPVHGAWREIREEMMASLQRYTFAELVARENVNNK; encoded by the coding sequence GTGGTCATAACGCGCGCAACAGAATATGCTATTCGGGCTGTTTTGCATCTGGCAAAGCAGCCAAAAGGGGAGATTGTCTACAAGCGGGATATTTGCGAAGAGCAGGGAATTACCCCCGCGTTTCTCACGAAAATTCTGCAACCGTTGATTCGTGCCGGAATCGTTGGTTCTCAACGCGGAGTTGGTGGCGGTTTTCTGTTACTTAAAGATCCTGCGGAAGTGACCATGTTTGACATTGTCAAGGCTGAAGAAGGCCCCCTTTACCTCAACCATTGTCTTGTCGCGCCGCAGACCTGTACCCGCGATCTTTTCTGCCCGGTGCATGGGGCGTGGCGAGAAATCCGCGAAGAGATGATGGCGTCGCTGCAGCGCTACACGTTTGCCGAACTGGTTGCACGCGAAAATGTGAACAACAAGTAA